The following are encoded together in the Choristoneura fumiferana chromosome 4, NRCan_CFum_1, whole genome shotgun sequence genome:
- the LOC141427159 gene encoding uncharacterized protein, whose product MERFKKFLEAKFRTLELVAPATGTSREKTQTHKTFHIVADDSEDNPNRAFHASITPRPSCTYCKGEHYIFSCKEFTSQPVEQRQDFVKKNRLCFNCLIPFHSVFKCKQRTSCRICRKRHHSLLHQVKDIPQEQEAQIPPEPVPEQKVVTAHFSKEQPGHQVLLATAQVEVKSSDGAAHILRALIDQGSEASFISERVVQLLGLTRTHIKGVVSGVGEGTQIAIKHIVDLTVSSRFKTNEMRVNAYVLKTISTRLPSKHIAMECSQIQKLQLADPTYNTPGKIDILLGADVFCKIIEDGLVKLTDGIVAQKSSLGWILSGQIEKENKNKEHNVIALHVTSMVTEDNDLLRRFWEIETDVYKKKKILTKEEENCEKIYTNTTTRDEEGRYIVHLPLRQNIEETVKLCGETKQQAIKRFMHLENKFEKSEKLKTEYTKVIDEYKEMGHLKKSEPQECSKSVYLPHLAVIREDKDTSKVRVVYDASAKGSNGHSLNDTMMVGPVLQPDLRSLIVTWRQHKICVVGDIVKMYRMIKMTKEHTHLQRIVWRDNPNEELSSYNLTTVTFGTAAAPYLAVRTLNQLADDEAKDYPDTAPIIKNSFYMDDLMVGDENIKKTKKMCDEIRQILKKGGFQMQKWSSNSEEVLEFLKQEGTTKDAIDIKLDKIIRILGLTWNRKDDAFVTTVDLPKMKRPISKRSILSDVARLFDPFGWLSPVVVIAKVLIQKLWLCNLEWDDELPSNLCEEWIAYRDELIYLRNIKIPRWLKTTRSPNEDVQLHGFADASTQAYAAVTYLRVVNNDGVHVTMIASRTKVAPLKQISVPKLELCAAALLAELIHDVAELLGIHKNKIFVWTDSMVVLSWLQSTPNRWRTFVANRTAEITRVIDNNQWRHVQSADNPADIATRGIRASDLEACNIWWNGPVWLKQEIIYESTDIPQTELELKCTHNLVLEEKPIWERFSTMSRMKRVLAYCRRMLKKDNKTRERHLTPNELDKVEEECIRFYQNLVYGQEIEELKKKGQVKKRSSLITLSPFLDEKGLLRVKGRLHNASISESTKHPLIIPGNQYLTKLIINEAHTKTLHGWNQLMMTYIRSKYWVIGLKSAIRKCIHNCRTCLVDKAKVKHQFMGQLPSVRVNQHRAFLNSGVDYAGPIAIRTSKGRGHQATKGYICLFVCMSTRAIHLEAVTDLTSQAFIAAFRRFVARRGHCQHLWSDNGTNFVGAAKDLKDLFLSGKNNVAQEVAELLANDGTTWHFIPPKMPSHGGLWEAGVQSAKKHLARVNKDTKLTYEEMATLLAQIEACLNSRPLCLMDNTTVLPLTPGHFLVGEPLIGVPDATYEHKQVGLLTRWQLIQKMTQDFWHRWQTEYLNTLQQRYKWQVTVPSPSIGDVVIIKDELMPPTKWLLGRIKHLHPGADSLVRVVTVQCKGNHELKRPLSKIILLPKDIQ is encoded by the coding sequence ATGGAAAGATTTAAAAAGTTTCTTGAAGCCAAATTTCGAACATTGGAGTTAGTTGCACCTGCCACCGGAACTTCAAGAGAAaagacacaaacacacaaaacttTCCATATCGTAGCTGATGATAGTGAAGACAACCCTAATCGAGCTTTCCATGCCAGCATAACCCCACGCCCTTCGTGTACCTATTGCAAAGGTGAACATTATATATTCAGCTGCAAAGAATTTACAAGCCAACCAGTAGAACAAAGACAAGATTTCGTGAAAAAGAATCGCTTGTGTTTCAACTGCCTTATACCATTTCACAGCGTATTCAAATGTAAACAGAGAACGTCGTGCCGAATTTGCAGAAAAAGACACCACTCTCTTCTACATCAAGTGAAAGACATACCTCAAGAACAAGAGGCACAAATACCTCCAGAACCAGTACCAGAACAAAAAGTAGTAACCGCACACTTTTCCAAAGAACAACCCGGTCATCAAGTGCTTTTAGCCACGGCACAAGTAGAAGTTAAATCGAGTGATGGTGCTGCACACATACTTCGTGCTTTGATTGACCAGGGATCAGAGGCTTCATTTATATCAGAGAGAGTAGTTCAATTATTAGGATTAACAAGAACTCATATCAAAGGTGTAGTCTCTGGAGTGGGAGAAGGAACACAGATAGCAATAAAACACATCGTTGACCTCACAGTTTCATCGCGATTTAAAACAAATGAGATGCGGGTGAATGCTTACGTTTTGAAGACTATATCTACACGTTTGCCCTCGAAGCACATTGCGATGGAATGCTCTCAGATCCAAAAATTACAATTGGCTGACCCTACCTACAACACACCGGGAAAGATTGACATCTTGCTCGGCGCGGATGTATTCTGCAAGATTATTGAAGATGGGCTGGTCAAATTGACAGATGGTATTGTTGCACAGAAATCAAGTTTGGGGTGGATATTGTCAGGTCAAATAGAGAAAGAAAACAAGAACAAAGAACACAATGTAATTGCACTGCATGTAACTAGTATGGTGACAGAAGACAATGATTTATTAAGAAGATTCTGGGAAATCGAAACTGATGTGTACAAAAAGAAGAAGATATTgacaaaagaagaagaaaattgTGAGAAAATTTATACAAATACAACTACAAGAGATGAAGAGGGGAGATATATAGTACACCTACCGTTAAGACAAAACATAGAAGAAACTGTAAAGCTGTGCGGAGAGACGAAGCAACAAGCTATCAAAAGATTTATGCATTTAGAGAACAAGTTTGAGAAATCAGAGAAGTTAAAAACGGAATACACAAAAGTGATCGATGAATACAAAGAAATGGGTCACTTAAAAAAGTCAGAACCTCAAGAATGTAGCAAATCAGTATACTTACCTCACCTAGCTGTGATTCGCGAGGACAAAGACACTAGCAAAGTTCGAGTGGTCTATGATGCGTCTGCAAAGGGCTCGAATGGTCATTCGCTAAACGACACCATGATGGTTGGACCCGTCTTGCAACCAGATCTCCGGAGTTTGATTGTGACTTGGCGACAACATAAAATATGCGTGGTGGGTGACATCGTAAAAATGTACAGGATGATTAAGATGACAAAAGAGCATACACATTTGCAACGCATCGTATGGCGCGATAATCCTAACGAAGAACTCAGCAGTTACAATCTCACAACTGTAACTTTTGGTACGGCTGCAGCACCTTATTTAGCAGTGCGTACCTTAAATCAACTGGCCGATGATGAAGCAAAAGACTATCCTGATACAGCGCCGATCATTAAAAACTCATTTTATATGGATGACTTAATGGTGGGAGACGAAAACATAAAGAAAACGAAGAAAATGTGTGATGAAATCAGACAAATATTGAAGAAGGGAGGTTTTCAAATGCAAAAGTGGTCGAGTAACTCCGAAGAAGTTCtagaatttttaaaacaagaagGTACTACCAAAGATGCTATAGATATAAAGCtagataaaataataaggaTTCTCGGATTGACATGGAACAGGAAGGATGATGCATTTGTAACAACAGTTGACTTACCTAAAATGAAGAGGCCGATTTCGAAGAGATCCATTCTGTCAGACGTGGCTCGGCTATTCGACCCGTTCGGATGGCTATCACCAGTAGTCGTCATCGCTAAAGTATTGATCCAGAAGTTGTGGCTTTGCAACTTAGAATGGGATGATGAGCTACCGTCAAATTTGTGCGAAGAATGGATAGCTTATAGAGATGAACTGATATACTTACGAAACATTAAGATTCCACGATGGTTAAAAACAACACGAAGCCCAAATGAAGATGTGCAACTACATGGTTTCGCGGATGCATCAACCCAAGCATATGCAGCCGTCACTTACCTCAGAGTAGTTAACAATGATGGAGTACACGTGACGATGATAGCATCCAGAACAAAGGTTGCACCGCTGAAACAAATATCAGTCCCTAAGCTAGAACTGTGTGCTGCAGCATTGCTAGCAGAGCTTATCCATGATGTTGCAGAGCTTTTAggaattcataaaaataaaatatttgtttggaCTGATTCGATGGTCGTGTTATCGTGGTTGCAATCAACACCCAATCGTTGGCGAACATTTGTGGCGAACAGGACGGCAGAAATCACACGAGTGATAGATAATAATCAGTGGAGACATGTTCAATCAGCCGACAACCCAGCAGATATCGCTACTAGAGGCATTAGAGCAAGCGACCTAGAGGCATGTAATATTTGGTGGAATGGACCCGTCTGGCTGAAGCAAGAAATAATATATGAGAGCACGGACATACCACAGACTGAATTGGAACTGAAATGTACACATAATTTAGTTTTGGAAGAAAAACCGATCTGGGAAAGGTTTTCGACTATGTCAAGAATGAAACGAGTTTTGGCATATTGTAGGAGAATGCTGAAAAAAGACAATAAAACGAGAGAAAGACACTTAACACCTAATGAACTGGATAAAGTAGAAGAAGAATGCATACGATTTTACCAAAATTTAGTTTACGGACAAGAAATTGAAGAACTAAAGAAAAAGGGACAAGTCAAGAAAAGAAGTTCTCTTATCACACTTTCACCATTCTTGGATGAGAAAGGGCTGCTAAGAGTGAAAGGACGACTTCATAATGCTTCAATATCTGAAAGTACTAAACATCCACTCATTATTCCTGGCAAtcagtatttaactaaattaatCATCAATGAAGCCCATACGAAGACTCTTCATGGTTGGAATCAATTAATGATGACGTATATACGAAGCAAGTACTGGGTTATTGGGCTTAAATCAGCTATCAGAAAATGTATCCATAATTGCAGAACTTGTCTTGTGGATAAGGCTAAAGTTAAACACCAATTCATGGGCCAGTTACCATCAGTCAGAGTTAATCAGCATCGAGCATTTTTAAACAGCGGAGTTGATTACGCTGGTCCAATAGCAATCAGAACATCTAAAGGTCGTGGTCACCAGGCGACAAAAGGATATATATgcttgtttgtatgtatgtcgaCCCGTGCAATACATTTGGAAGCCGTGACAGACTTGACTTCCCAGGCATTTATAGCGGCCTTTAGAAGGTTTGTGGCGCGCAGAGGCCATTGCCAACATCTGTGGAGTGATAACGGTACTAACTTCGTTGGAGCTGCAAAAGACCTTAAAGACTTATTTCTTAGTGGAAAAAATAATGTAGCACAAGAAGTAGCAGAACTGTTGGCCAATGATGGAACTACTTGGCATTTCATACCCCCAAAAATGCCATCACACGGAGGTTTATGGGAAGCCGGGGTACAGTCGGCGAAGAAACACTTGGCCAGAGTGAATAAAGATACCAAACTCACATACGAAGAAATGGCTACTTTACTGGCACAGATAGAGGCGTGCCTTAATTCCCGTCCTCTGTGTCTTATGGACAACACAACAGTACTGCCATTGACACCTGGGCATTTTTTAGTGGGTGAACCCTTAATAGGTGTCCCTGATGCAACATACGAGCATAAACAAGTTGGCCTTCTAACACGATGGCAGCTCATACAGAAGATGACACaggatttttggcatagatggcAAACCGAATATCTCAATACACTACAACAGCGATATAAATGGCAAGTGACAGTTCCTTCGCCCTCTATTGGAGATGTAGTGATAATAAAAGACGAGCTTATGCCTCCAACAAAATGGCTGCTAGGAAGAATAAAACACCTTCATCCTGGAGCAGACAGTCTTGTAAGAGTAGTCACTGTGCAATGCAAAGGAAACCATGAACTGAAAAGGCCTTTATCTAAAATAATACTGCTTCCTAAAGATATACAATAA